Sequence from the Bacteroidota bacterium genome:
TTAATTTCCCGCAATGTTCTAGAAAGGCTGTATGCTGGCAAGGCTGGAATAATCTTTAATAACTTCGGGATTTCCCTTATATAAAACTCTTCCTGCACCACTCATCCTTACCTTCAAAAAATCTTTGGCATATACTTTTGAATCAATGGCTCCGGTAATGTCCAGATAAACATTTTCGCAGAAATAATCTAAAGAATTAAATTCTCCAAATCCGCTCAAAACAGCATTCAATGAATGTGAATTGCCTGAAATTGTAACGTTATTGTTTCCGACTAAATCTAAACGAAGACTATTAGTGTGAATATCAAGATCTACATTACACGAGCCTCTGCTGTTGAGAGTGAAGTGTTTTCGTGAAAGAATATTAGAAGTAGAAAAATCAATTTTTCCGTTTAACTGTACTTCATCAAGCTTTTTCACTGTGATATATATACTTGTTTCCCGGCTGTTTAAAACCTGATTAAGGTTTTTTATATAAAGAACATCTCCGCTTATATCCGTGCTTACATTATCCAGCAAATTATCATCCATTTTAAGCGATAACTCACTCCTCTTACCCTGCCTTATCACAATATTGTAATTGCCGGCAATATTTAACTTGGAAAATTCTGTTATCGGTCGTGTTTCCGTAGTTACTATTCCACTACCCTCAATTCCATTTACCCTACATTCGCTAAATGAAGCAATAAAAACAGTTAGAATAACGAACCTGACTATTAATAAAGTAACTTTTCTAATCATTCTCGGGAATATATATTCTTGTTACAAAGTTTAGGTTTTACGTCGTAACACTCTCTTAATTAATTGTTAAAAGATAAAATTAAGAATGATTTTCAGTATGAAATTAATTTTATTTTTCTGTATCTTTGGCTTATTAAAGGTTTTAATTAGATTTAATTAAAATTACAATTTTAGTTACCTAAATATTCAATTGTATAAAAAATTGTAAATAATTTAGCACTTCTAAAATTTCGAATAAAATCATTAACAATTTATCTAATTATTTTTGAGTTATGGCAATGTTTATTAACGAGGACTGTATAGCATGTGATGCATGTGTATCAGAATGTCCTAACACTGCAATCTATTCTCCTGACGAGGAGTGGTCATATGCTGACGGAACAAGCATGAGTGGTGAAGTTACTTTAGCTAACGGAAACACAGTTGACGCTGACGAAATGAATGAGGCTCAATCTGATGAATTCACTTTCATCGTTGCTGACAAATGTACTGAATGTAAAGGATTCAACGACGAACCGGCTTGTGTTGACGTATGTCCAACAGATTCTATCCAAATAATGGAAGATTTAGCAGAAGACGAAGCTACTTTGTTGAAGAAAAAAGAAATCTTACACGGATAATCAATTCCGACAAAGAGATAAGGAACTCATCACATTTATGTGGTGAGTTTTTTTTTGCTCTACCCATACAATCTCATGCTAGTTAAGCTAATATTTTTTCGTAATTTTGCCGAAATTTTGTGATAAAAATATTGAGAGTTACACAGATGAAGAAAAACATAAAGAATAGCGCCTTAAGTCCTGAAAAATATATCAAAACAAAAGCGCGTACTTTAGACATAAAAAACTGTTACATCAGCGAAAACTGGAAAAGTGCCGGTTTAGCTACCATCATAGTTTCGAGGCAACACAAAAACTCGAATGTAACGCATGCACTTTATCAGATAGATTTACTGGCTGAGGGAGTTGTAAATACCTTCTTTGAATTCAACTTAGGAGGAGAAAACTACGACAAGGTTATTAAATACTATATCAAAGAACAAAATTTGATTGAGTGCAGTTACGATTTGGCACATCAGGTAATTTATGAAGCTTATTTTTTTGCAGAAGAATTTAAATTAAAAGCCCATAAGGATTTTGCAATTACAAAATTCTTACTTGAGCCGGAAGATTATGAACCTGCCGAGGAATATGATTTCGAAATTGGCGAAGACAACAAACCTCTGGTAATTGTTTCTACCGATAACAACAAAAAAGATCTTATAGCTAAACTCAAAAAAAATGTAGGCGAATCGAACTTTAAAGTTATCAATATAGAGGATTTAGATAAGGAAGATCACGATCACAGTCATGAGCATGAACATGATCATCACCATCATAACGAAAGCGATGAAAATTCATTTGACCTTCCGGATTTTGCAAAACCGACAGATGTTCTGAATAAGGAAAATATCGACAATTGGACCGAACAGGACTGGCAGGATTTTGAAGATGGTAAAGTAGAAGTATCGGCAAAAACAACATTGCAGATAATTGATTTTATGTATGACTCTCATTTTCCAAATGAAAAAAGCGATATCATAGATAAAAATAACCTTGACATTAATAAGCTCAATATTTCAATAAAGCCAATAGAAGAAAACAACTTCTTTAAGAATGATGATATTGAAAAAGAAATAAAATCTGTTTTCGTTGAAATGCTCGAAAAGCCTTCGGAAAAACATATTGAGTATTTTGAAAAAATGATAAAGGACTATCCCAAAAATCCACAACTGTACAGTTATTTATCGAATACGTATATTAAACTAGGACGAATCGATTTATCTGATAAATGGACAGAGATAGCTTTTAAT
This genomic interval carries:
- a CDS encoding head GIN domain-containing protein → MIRKVTLLIVRFVILTVFIASFSECRVNGIEGSGIVTTETRPITEFSKLNIAGNYNIVIRQGKRSELSLKMDDNLLDNVSTDISGDVLYIKNLNQVLNSRETSIYITVKKLDEVQLNGKIDFSTSNILSRKHFTLNSRGSCNVDLDIHTNSLRLDLVGNNNVTISGNSHSLNAVLSGFGEFNSLDYFCENVYLDITGAIDSKVYAKDFLKVRMSGAGRVLYKGNPEVIKDYSSLASIQPF
- a CDS encoding 4Fe-4S dicluster domain-containing protein; translation: MAMFINEDCIACDACVSECPNTAIYSPDEEWSYADGTSMSGEVTLANGNTVDADEMNEAQSDEFTFIVADKCTECKGFNDEPACVDVCPTDSIQIMEDLAEDEATLLKKKEILHG